The following are encoded together in the Xanthomonas sacchari genome:
- a CDS encoding RHS repeat-associated core domain-containing protein → MTWFNSAWKSVILGGVLGALASTAASQQLVWSTAAMPAVGVGAVPAVIGQWHTTALADGSELALAPDGRFLRHRVPGRRAREIALPSARIDASVTLLPSGRVLVWGGRDARGRLQDGGAWFDPTSLSVQPATGLSLRARYGHTATVLTDGRLLLAGGTGDGAGAQVWDEASDRAITLPADLPGGGNASSRLLADGRVALPASRSAQRITSDAVFDPLAGAFLPYPASIAEQPGAPRLAGSVPVQGAAGVAPTARLALRFSRPLHMPTLSARTVTLVGPEGRVAVRIAPVEQGRLLFVQPRQALFPDSHYTLMVEGARAASGDAVPLIALDFRTTAYDSNGNPVAHAMTTPTQAGAAPSVQMTGAGTSASCANDGVPCRAHGLLVDGVWYPGQDNTDSRWRIYGASQQPEHNARIARIAATFHVTMVRGRVVRVDQQPVAGVEVSIGKERALTDKNGWFTLFDVPAGHQELYVDGSTANTAGAEYGQFVVGTEVAAGRLNELGYLLHLPRIAARDKIRIPSPTVQDMVVGHPDIPGLQLRIPKGTVVLDRKGRLVTELAIVPTPVNRAPFPVTENHPMAFTVEPGGAQIRGLDPGANNGIQVYYPNYDGYAAGTQANFWMYDPRDGWRVYGKGTVSADGKHFVPEPGVALHQTMGGMYSVPSNDPPSEAGLPPDGHCCGTPGSGGVANAADPIDLKTGEFVHSETDLQIADVTALSLSRSYRPHDMKQREFGIGTASNWGYYLHNPGGTYDSLDLVLPTGAYIRFDRASGSGPRGEWRQAGSTTQYAGAVLQSVYDSDPLQPWGRGFRITLRDGSRMQFSSYMDTRLRWLEDRYGNRTTLLYDAGLVARIVSPSGRYIGLEYDTRNRVAAATDNAGNRWTYAYDSNGLLATVGYPDGGSKTYAYQTRTQNNALAQHRMQSITDARGKRVLLNEFEVVNGVSTGRVIKQTQADGGVFVIDYAHVDVGSTGVLVTSPDGSKRRVVFDGNSAYPKTDILAYGTDKQQTYSFERNVYGQVTASIDPLGRRTEYRYDAGGRPLQVTLLAGTTQARVSSLSYTSDGDLQSATDPLGRVTRLDYGANRCLTAVTDPGGRTARFACDGAGLPLSATNAIGQTIAFQYAGYDLAGMVDPLGRSTRFQYDSLGRVTGSRDDLGNATRQEYDALGRVSKAYDAAGNVTEFGYDKNGNVVAVLLPHGNGITYTYDERNRPLTRTDALGQSETWTYDTMDRVASYTDRKSQKKTFTYDVLGRLSVVTEADGRTQTFTYDAGNRRVALVDSAAGTLSWEYDLFDQVIKAITPQGNIVYEYDAAGRRTKMIAANQAALEYRYDDVDRLRGLLQGSETVAFDYDAADRLTETTLPNGVKTGYAYNTANQNTGIAWLKPDGTALGEIGYGYDQVGRLVAQTGSFAPQALPAARSGSFDDNNRQTQADGQALSYDANGNLVSDGVRTYVWNARDQLVEIKQGTASIASFGYDPLGRRVSKTEGGQTISYLYDGLDAVQETQGGAVNPILTGLGIDERYARNEASGRAYFLSDALGSTRALTNASGSLIQRYDYTPYGQTSQASAGTTNPYQYTGRERDASGLYYYRARYYSSSVGRFLSEDSIGLAGGVNPYAYVNGDPLSYRDPSGNCPMCLIPVVWGLIEIGLSIYDIYDTGKTLLDPCVGRGEKAASVGLLLVGMALPGGGYGAIGRKVSKKAIGFASGLADTAMSGMRGGGGHAIRHLEGVVIPNVGSLQSRVDAFKNIARPILENPTHTADWKIGATQGRAFLGNVGGHDVVIVVAKDGPLEGKVISSFIPDANQLKIILER, encoded by the coding sequence ATGACGTGGTTCAACAGCGCATGGAAAAGCGTGATCCTGGGTGGGGTACTGGGCGCGCTGGCGTCGACGGCCGCCTCCCAACAGCTGGTCTGGTCGACGGCGGCCATGCCGGCTGTCGGCGTTGGCGCTGTCCCTGCAGTGATCGGGCAGTGGCATACGACCGCATTGGCCGATGGCAGCGAGTTGGCGCTGGCGCCCGACGGGCGTTTCCTGCGCCATCGCGTGCCCGGTCGGCGTGCGCGCGAGATCGCGCTGCCATCGGCGCGCATCGACGCCAGCGTCACCTTGCTGCCGAGCGGGCGCGTGCTGGTCTGGGGAGGGCGCGATGCCAGGGGCCGACTGCAGGACGGCGGCGCGTGGTTCGATCCCACGAGCCTTTCCGTGCAGCCCGCGACGGGACTGAGCCTGCGCGCGCGCTATGGACACACCGCCACGGTACTGACCGATGGTCGCCTCCTGCTGGCCGGCGGCACCGGCGATGGCGCCGGCGCGCAGGTGTGGGACGAAGCCAGCGATCGGGCGATCACCCTGCCTGCGGATCTGCCGGGTGGCGGCAACGCAAGCTCGCGCCTGCTTGCTGATGGCCGTGTGGCGTTGCCGGCGTCTCGAAGCGCCCAGCGCATCACCAGCGATGCGGTGTTCGATCCGCTCGCGGGGGCGTTTCTTCCGTATCCGGCCAGCATCGCGGAGCAGCCAGGCGCGCCGCGGCTCGCCGGCAGCGTGCCGGTGCAGGGGGCAGCGGGCGTTGCGCCGACCGCGCGGCTCGCGTTGCGCTTCTCGCGTCCGCTGCACATGCCCACGTTGTCCGCGCGCACCGTCACCCTGGTCGGTCCGGAGGGACGCGTCGCGGTGCGCATCGCGCCGGTGGAGCAGGGCCGTCTGCTGTTCGTGCAGCCGCGTCAGGCCTTGTTCCCGGATTCCCATTATACCTTGATGGTCGAGGGCGCGCGTGCCGCATCGGGCGATGCCGTTCCGCTGATCGCCCTGGATTTCCGCACCACCGCCTACGACAGCAACGGAAATCCGGTGGCGCATGCAATGACCACGCCGACACAAGCAGGCGCTGCACCCAGCGTGCAGATGACTGGTGCAGGCACGTCGGCCTCCTGTGCCAATGACGGTGTGCCGTGCCGCGCGCACGGCCTGTTGGTGGACGGCGTCTGGTACCCGGGACAGGACAATACCGACAGCCGCTGGCGCATCTATGGCGCCTCGCAACAGCCGGAACACAACGCCCGCATTGCGCGGATCGCCGCGACCTTCCACGTGACGATGGTGCGCGGGCGTGTGGTGCGGGTGGACCAACAACCCGTGGCCGGGGTCGAGGTCAGCATCGGCAAGGAGCGCGCGCTTACCGACAAGAACGGCTGGTTCACCCTGTTCGATGTGCCGGCGGGGCACCAGGAACTCTACGTCGACGGCAGCACGGCCAACACGGCCGGCGCCGAATACGGTCAATTCGTCGTCGGCACCGAAGTCGCCGCCGGCCGATTGAACGAACTCGGCTATCTGCTGCATCTGCCACGCATCGCAGCGCGCGACAAGATCCGGATCCCGTCGCCGACCGTCCAGGACATGGTCGTTGGCCACCCGGATATTCCCGGCCTGCAATTGCGCATTCCCAAGGGCACCGTCGTGCTGGACCGCAAGGGCCGCCTGGTGACCGAACTGGCGATCGTGCCGACGCCGGTCAATCGGGCGCCGTTCCCGGTCACCGAAAACCATCCGATGGCGTTCACGGTCGAGCCGGGCGGCGCGCAGATCCGCGGACTCGACCCCGGCGCCAACAACGGCATCCAGGTCTACTACCCCAACTACGACGGCTACGCCGCGGGTACCCAGGCCAATTTCTGGATGTACGACCCGCGCGATGGCTGGCGCGTCTACGGCAAGGGCACCGTTTCGGCCGACGGCAAGCATTTCGTTCCCGAGCCTGGCGTGGCCTTGCACCAGACCATGGGCGGCATGTACAGCGTGCCCAGCAACGACCCGCCCAGCGAGGCCGGGTTGCCGCCGGATGGGCATTGTTGCGGCACCCCCGGCAGCGGCGGCGTCGCCAATGCGGCCGATCCCATCGACCTGAAGACCGGCGAATTTGTTCATTCGGAAACCGACCTGCAGATCGCGGACGTGACGGCGCTGAGCCTCTCGCGCAGCTACCGTCCCCACGACATGAAGCAGCGTGAGTTCGGCATCGGCACCGCGTCCAACTGGGGCTACTATCTCCACAATCCGGGCGGCACCTACGATTCGCTCGATCTGGTGCTGCCGACCGGCGCCTATATCCGCTTCGATCGGGCCTCCGGTTCCGGCCCGCGTGGCGAGTGGCGCCAAGCCGGTTCGACCACACAGTATGCGGGCGCCGTGCTGCAGTCGGTCTACGATTCGGACCCGTTGCAGCCGTGGGGCCGCGGCTTCCGCATCACCCTGCGCGACGGCAGCCGCATGCAGTTCTCCAGCTACATGGACACCCGCCTGCGCTGGCTGGAAGACCGCTATGGCAACCGCACCACGCTGCTCTACGATGCCGGCTTGGTCGCGCGCATCGTCTCGCCCAGCGGGCGCTACATTGGTCTGGAGTACGACACCCGCAATCGCGTTGCAGCGGCGACCGACAACGCCGGCAACCGCTGGACCTATGCCTACGACAGCAATGGCTTGCTCGCCACGGTGGGATATCCGGATGGCGGCAGCAAGACATACGCGTATCAGACCAGGACCCAGAACAACGCGCTGGCGCAGCACCGGATGCAGTCCATCACCGACGCCCGCGGCAAGCGCGTTCTGCTCAACGAGTTCGAGGTTGTCAACGGTGTTTCCACGGGCAGGGTAATCAAGCAGACCCAGGCCGACGGCGGCGTCTTCGTCATCGACTATGCGCATGTCGACGTCGGCAGTACCGGCGTGCTCGTCACCAGTCCCGACGGCAGCAAGCGCCGCGTCGTGTTCGACGGCAACAGTGCCTACCCGAAGACCGACATCCTGGCCTACGGCACCGACAAGCAACAGACGTACAGTTTTGAGCGCAACGTCTACGGGCAGGTCACCGCCAGTATCGACCCGCTCGGCCGTCGCACCGAGTATCGCTACGACGCGGGCGGGCGACCGCTGCAGGTCACGCTGCTGGCGGGCACCACACAGGCGCGCGTGTCCAGCCTCAGCTACACCAGTGACGGCGACCTGCAATCGGCGACGGATCCGCTCGGGCGGGTCACGCGCCTGGACTACGGCGCCAACCGCTGCCTGACCGCGGTCACCGATCCTGGCGGCCGCACGGCGCGCTTCGCCTGCGATGGCGCGGGCCTGCCGTTGAGCGCGACCAATGCGATCGGCCAGACGATCGCCTTCCAGTACGCTGGCTACGATCTGGCCGGCATGGTCGATCCGTTGGGGCGCAGCACCCGCTTCCAGTACGACAGCCTCGGCAGGGTAACCGGCAGCCGCGACGACCTGGGCAACGCCACGCGCCAGGAATACGACGCGCTTGGCCGTGTCAGCAAGGCCTACGACGCCGCCGGCAATGTGACCGAATTCGGCTACGACAAGAACGGCAACGTCGTGGCGGTCCTGTTGCCGCACGGCAACGGCATCACCTATACCTACGACGAGCGCAACCGTCCGCTGACCCGTACCGACGCGCTGGGCCAGTCCGAGACCTGGACCTACGACACCATGGACCGTGTCGCCAGCTACACCGATCGCAAGAGCCAGAAAAAGACCTTCACCTACGACGTGCTCGGGCGCCTGTCGGTGGTCACCGAGGCCGACGGGCGTACCCAGACCTTCACTTACGACGCCGGCAACCGCCGTGTCGCGCTGGTCGATTCGGCAGCGGGAACCCTGAGCTGGGAATACGACCTGTTCGACCAGGTCATCAAGGCCATCACACCGCAAGGCAACATCGTCTACGAATACGACGCCGCGGGCCGCCGTACCAAGATGATCGCGGCCAACCAGGCGGCACTGGAATACCGCTACGACGACGTCGACCGCTTGCGCGGCCTGCTGCAGGGGAGCGAGACCGTGGCGTTCGATTACGACGCCGCCGATCGCCTCACCGAGACCACGCTGCCCAACGGCGTCAAGACCGGGTATGCCTACAACACCGCCAACCAGAACACTGGCATCGCCTGGCTCAAGCCGGACGGCACGGCCCTGGGCGAGATCGGCTACGGCTACGACCAGGTCGGCCGCCTGGTGGCGCAGACCGGCAGCTTTGCCCCGCAGGCGCTGCCGGCGGCCCGCAGCGGCAGCTTCGACGACAACAACCGGCAAACCCAGGCCGATGGACAGGCGCTCAGCTACGACGCCAACGGGAACCTGGTCTCCGACGGCGTGCGCACCTACGTCTGGAACGCACGCGACCAATTGGTCGAGATCAAACAGGGAACGGCAAGCATCGCCAGCTTCGGCTACGACCCGCTGGGCCGAAGAGTAAGCAAGACCGAAGGCGGACAGACGATCAGCTATCTGTACGATGGGCTGGACGCGGTGCAAGAAACCCAGGGTGGCGCCGTCAACCCGATCCTGACCGGGCTGGGCATCGACGAGCGCTATGCGCGGAACGAAGCCAGCGGACGTGCGTATTTCCTGAGCGATGCGCTTGGCAGCACGCGTGCACTTACCAATGCCAGCGGTTCCTTGATCCAGCGCTACGACTACACCCCTTACGGACAGACCAGTCAAGCCAGCGCAGGGACCACCAACCCGTATCAGTACACGGGGCGGGAGAGGGATGCGAGTGGGCTTTATTACTACCGTGCACGTTACTACTCCTCCAGCGTTGGACGCTTCTTGAGTGAGGATTCGATTGGACTGGCTGGAGGAGTGAATCCATATGCTTATGTGAATGGTGATCCCTTGAGCTATCGGGACCCTTCCGGTAACTGTCCAATGTGCTTGATTCCCGTTGTTTGGGGGCTCATTGAAATTGGGTTGAGCATTTATGATATTTATGACACCGGTAAGACATTGCTAGATCCATGTGTTGGTCGTGGCGAAAAAGCCGCCTCTGTGGGTCTCCTGCTGGTGGGGATGGCTTTGCCTGGAGGTGGCTATGGTGCGATTGGTAGAAAAGTCTCAAAGAAGGCAATAGGTTTTGCTTCTGGACTGGCAGATACTGCTATGTCAGGTATGAGAGGTGGGGGTGGACACGCAATTCGTCATCTTGAGGGAGTGGTAATACCGAATGTAGGTTCACTTCAGTCTAGAGTTGATGCATTTAAAAATATCGCTAGGCCTATTTTGGAAAATCCAACACATACTGCTGATTGGAAGATCGGCGCTACCCAAGGTAGAGCATTTCTTGGTAACGTGGGTGGCCATGATGTTGTAATTGTGGTGGCAAAAGATGGTCCACTTGAAGGTAAGGTTATCTCGTCATTTATTCCAGATGCAAATCAACTTAAGATAATTTTGGAGAGGTAG